From one Peredibacter starrii genomic stretch:
- a CDS encoding phospholipase D family protein, with translation MRTLTLLLLFISCCARLPEPSKKELTYSFDSSPKTKIYQSIHKELVAHPELNGFYPLGDGEDALAARLAAVLEAERTLDLQYYIWHDDETGRALLKQILTAADRGVRVRLLLDDLNEGKHDKGLLILDSHPFIEVRLANPFAHRKARVMEAFRFSQVNRRMHNKVFIADNQIGIFGGRNIGDEYFGASDDMNFGDFDLWSIGPLVKELSEEFDTYWNSDVAFPVAQLSQEKITKEDMEKFHEKSILDQKKVKTDKYAERVLSHHLIEKFLDKDFKLYWGKARAFYDSPEKLNPDEKTKLLADDLRTNLNAANKELILISPYFVPGKKGMKTFKELRRKEVDTWVLTNSLASNDVTTVFSGYRKYRRPLIKKGVHLYELMPRSNRQEKDKSSIGSSATSGLHGKLIVFDQKKVVVGSMNLDPRSKNLNTEMGIVVDSPEMARDISQKVKTIVKEDAYRVILKGDDLRWEALKDDKKIKYDKEPETTWWKRFKANLSAIFVPEKLL, from the coding sequence GTGAGAACATTAACACTGCTTCTCCTATTCATCAGTTGCTGTGCAAGGCTACCGGAGCCTTCCAAGAAAGAGCTGACTTATAGCTTTGATAGTTCACCTAAGACCAAGATTTATCAATCCATTCACAAAGAACTTGTCGCGCATCCTGAACTCAATGGCTTTTATCCTTTGGGAGATGGCGAAGATGCATTGGCGGCAAGGCTTGCTGCGGTGTTGGAGGCGGAACGTACTTTAGATCTTCAATATTATATCTGGCACGATGATGAAACTGGACGGGCCCTCTTAAAGCAGATTCTCACGGCCGCTGATCGCGGTGTGAGAGTTCGGTTGTTATTAGATGATTTAAATGAAGGTAAGCATGATAAAGGACTCCTCATTCTGGATTCCCATCCTTTTATCGAAGTCCGCCTGGCCAATCCCTTTGCTCACCGTAAAGCGCGTGTGATGGAAGCTTTCCGCTTTAGTCAGGTAAATCGTCGTATGCATAATAAGGTCTTTATTGCAGATAACCAAATTGGAATTTTTGGTGGTCGAAATATTGGGGATGAATATTTTGGGGCCAGTGATGATATGAACTTCGGGGACTTTGACCTGTGGTCGATTGGCCCACTGGTCAAAGAATTATCAGAAGAGTTCGATACCTATTGGAACAGCGATGTGGCCTTCCCCGTGGCACAGCTCTCACAAGAAAAGATCACGAAAGAGGATATGGAGAAGTTTCATGAGAAATCGATCCTGGATCAAAAGAAGGTCAAGACCGATAAATATGCAGAACGTGTTTTGTCCCATCATCTCATCGAAAAGTTTCTGGATAAAGACTTTAAGCTCTATTGGGGCAAGGCCCGGGCATTTTATGATTCACCGGAAAAATTAAACCCTGATGAGAAGACCAAGCTATTGGCCGATGATCTTCGTACTAATTTAAATGCGGCCAATAAAGAATTAATTCTTATTTCGCCTTATTTTGTGCCTGGGAAAAAAGGGATGAAGACCTTTAAAGAACTTAGAAGGAAAGAAGTTGATACTTGGGTCCTTACAAATTCTTTGGCCTCAAACGATGTGACGACAGTCTTCTCAGGATATCGGAAATACCGAAGGCCTCTAATTAAAAAAGGCGTCCATCTCTATGAACTCATGCCTCGATCTAATCGACAGGAAAAAGACAAATCGTCTATTGGGTCAAGTGCGACTTCCGGGCTTCATGGGAAACTGATTGTCTTTGATCAGAAGAAAGTCGTCGTAGGATCAATGAACCTGGATCCCCGGTCTAAGAATTTAAATACCGAAATGGGAATTGTGGTGGATAGCCCTGAAATGGCCAGGGACATTTCTCAAAAAGTGAAAACGATTGTGAAAGAAGATGCCTACCGTGTGATATTGAAAGGCGATGATTTACGATGGGAAGCTTTAAAAGATGATAAAAAGATAAAATACGATAAAGAGCCTGAAACAACCTGGTGGAAGAGGTTCAAGGCGAACCTCTCCGCCATTTTTGTGCCTGAAAAACTGCTTTAA
- a CDS encoding BON domain-containing protein, translating to MEIIPKKKNKIDYDDNEDQDWFSYLHENIETHTPLGSPFPGSSWSYERRDSLFDHEDGLKKPDDELHWEIMRKLYENKCVDASLIVVIVLNGNVQLNGKVRSEEAKKNAERVVTMLPGVWRVENKLIVEQPS from the coding sequence ATGGAGATCATCCCAAAGAAGAAAAATAAAATTGATTATGATGATAATGAGGACCAGGATTGGTTTTCATATCTTCATGAAAACATCGAAACTCACACTCCACTTGGGAGCCCATTTCCTGGATCGAGTTGGAGCTATGAAAGACGAGATTCACTCTTTGATCATGAAGATGGTTTAAAAAAACCAGATGACGAACTTCATTGGGAAATCATGAGAAAACTATATGAGAATAAATGTGTCGATGCGTCTCTTATCGTTGTAATCGTTTTGAATGGCAATGTTCAGTTGAATGGAAAGGTTCGTTCAGAGGAAGCAAAAAAAAATGCAGAACGGGTCGTCACCATGCTGCCTGGTGTTTGGCGCGTGGAAAATAAACTCATTGTGGAGCAACCTTCTTAG
- a CDS encoding glutathione binding-like protein — MIDLYYWTTPNGHKIRIFLEESGTPYRLHTVNIGKGEQFKPEFLAISPNNRIPAIVDQGPEDANGPLPIFESGAILWYLAEKRRQFLPTSVRAKVEVAQWLYWQVAGLGPMAGQNHHFRNYAPEKIPYAIDRYVKETSRLYGVLNKHLADRDWVAANQYTIADMAIYPWIVPYQHQGQKLSDYPHLERWFHRIFEREAVKKVYEMAKEITNPDAPMTDEAKKILFGQGPRP, encoded by the coding sequence ATGATTGATTTATATTATTGGACCACTCCCAATGGACACAAAATACGGATTTTCCTGGAAGAGTCTGGAACACCGTATCGTCTGCATACTGTGAACATTGGCAAGGGCGAGCAGTTTAAGCCTGAATTTCTCGCCATTTCACCCAATAATCGAATTCCAGCAATTGTGGATCAAGGGCCTGAAGATGCAAACGGCCCGCTTCCCATTTTTGAATCAGGAGCGATTCTCTGGTACCTGGCCGAAAAACGTCGTCAGTTTCTTCCTACCAGTGTGCGCGCAAAAGTTGAAGTGGCCCAGTGGTTGTATTGGCAAGTTGCGGGCCTGGGTCCCATGGCCGGACAGAACCACCACTTTCGAAACTATGCTCCCGAGAAAATACCCTATGCCATTGATAGATACGTAAAAGAAACCTCCCGCCTGTATGGCGTCTTGAATAAACACCTGGCAGACAGAGATTGGGTCGCGGCCAATCAATATACCATTGCCGATATGGCGATCTATCCCTGGATTGTACCCTATCAGCATCAAGGACAAAAACTAAGTGACTATCCTCATCTTGAACGATGGTTTCATAGAATCTTCGAACGTGAGGCGGTGAAAAAAGTCTACGAGATGGCAAAAGAGATAACGAATCCGGATGCCCCAATGACGGATGAAGCGAAGAAGATTCTCTTCGGCCAGGGACCACGTCCATAA
- a CDS encoding CHAD domain-containing protein: MRSIVDNEIFKKLGKTLGKVRDLDVAIRNAKAYNLDNKKLKKERKHLRKKVKKSLKPSKLHKLNIKVRSATNEVNQNPNVPARAQEMIKRLHEWEHPLDNDDLHSFRKTIKEVRYLLEATGQKTDYLINLQDHLGKVHDLAVFARIYEKNPTIEKEREVQIEESKKLANPAIKRALAELRALT; this comes from the coding sequence ATGAGAAGCATTGTAGATAATGAGATCTTCAAAAAATTAGGCAAGACCTTGGGTAAAGTTCGCGATCTGGATGTGGCCATCAGAAACGCCAAGGCCTACAACCTGGACAATAAAAAACTCAAAAAAGAAAGAAAGCATCTTCGTAAAAAAGTAAAAAAATCCCTTAAACCTTCAAAGCTCCACAAGCTGAACATCAAAGTCAGATCAGCGACCAATGAAGTGAATCAAAATCCCAATGTACCGGCCAGAGCTCAGGAAATGATTAAGCGGCTTCATGAATGGGAGCACCCCCTTGATAATGATGATCTCCATTCATTTCGAAAAACCATTAAGGAAGTTCGTTATCTTTTAGAGGCAACAGGTCAGAAGACAGATTATTTAATAAACTTGCAGGACCATCTGGGAAAAGTTCATGACCTGGCAGTGTTTGCAAGAATTTATGAGAAAAATCCAACTATTGAAAAAGAAAGAGAAGTTCAGATTGAAGAGTCAAAAAAACTCGCTAATCCGGCGATCAAACGAGCACTGGCCGAGCTTCGTGCTTTGACTTAA
- a CDS encoding CorA family divalent cation transporter produces the protein MITENVVIKRHYSWIDIERPLKVDYEFLKEEFKLPQLLVQDCIKPGHLPKYEHMEEGHFLLSRAFDPASDMDDITVPGLTNKLGIFIMKERIITVHNVELNFLRKFADLNRDNFPDTLPGMAHQMMRAIILTYEEPIMKLQNNYEDFEHEVLSRSTEFLSTNRVYHFRRQIFVLKSMLKQNQIALFHCKEFWGTHNSLLQDLREDIDQMYFRLDDLSHNFDQLFALYLSINEQRSNEVMKVLTIFATILLPLTFISSFYGMNFEHLPGIHTTFGLGATILLMVFFTFIAIWYFNRRGWFKPRAKSY, from the coding sequence ATGATCACGGAAAACGTTGTTATCAAACGTCATTACTCCTGGATCGATATTGAACGACCGCTCAAGGTCGACTATGAATTCCTGAAAGAGGAATTTAAACTTCCTCAGCTATTGGTCCAAGACTGTATTAAACCCGGACATTTACCCAAGTATGAACATATGGAAGAAGGCCACTTCCTCCTGAGTCGCGCCTTTGATCCGGCTTCTGATATGGATGACATCACGGTTCCCGGACTCACAAATAAGCTGGGTATTTTCATCATGAAAGAGCGAATCATAACTGTGCATAATGTTGAGCTCAACTTCTTACGAAAATTTGCAGACCTCAATCGCGATAATTTTCCTGACACTCTTCCAGGCATGGCCCATCAGATGATGAGAGCGATTATTTTGACCTATGAAGAGCCGATCATGAAACTTCAGAACAACTATGAGGATTTTGAGCACGAGGTTTTATCGCGATCTACGGAATTTCTAAGTACTAACCGCGTGTATCATTTTCGGCGCCAGATATTCGTCTTAAAGAGTATGTTAAAACAGAATCAAATAGCCCTGTTCCATTGTAAGGAATTCTGGGGCACTCATAATTCCCTCTTACAAGATTTAAGAGAAGATATTGATCAAATGTATTTCCGTCTGGATGATCTTTCTCATAACTTCGATCAGCTCTTTGCTTTGTATCTATCAATTAATGAACAAAGAAGTAATGAGGTCATGAAGGTCCTCACGATCTTCGCGACAATTCTCCTGCCTTTGACTTTTATCTCATCTTTTTACGGAATGAACTTCGAGCATTTACCAGGAATTCATACCACATTCGGATTAGGTGCAACCATCCTTCTCATGGTCTTTTTCACTTTCATTGCCATTTGGTACTTCAACCGTCGAGGCTGGTTTAAGCCGAGAGCAAAATCTTACTGA
- a CDS encoding aminotransferase-like domain-containing protein, whose product MLYQTIVDFFVENIEKGSILPGEKLPSLRKISDQFDVSLSTAVEAYRKLELFGYVSAKDRSGYSARLPSQGENILRPSEKFRSKISEIDHIDEIIELINQTMDSETAPFGVGTPALEKFPTRMVNKYMVQTIKHQPHSTGAYIFGMGLEDLRQELSRWMRPWIGVTSHKDILVTNGCLEAINIALASECDAGDIVAIESPCYFGLLHAIHHHGLKALEVKTDPTEGLDPEALETLAKNNKIKALISTPNAQNPLGFTMSDERKKQILAICHKYKIRLIEDDLYGELSFEKKRPKSYKYFDKEGIVTHCSSFSKFLGPGLRIGWCIPAQNSDRYIRQKLSLNLSTSTLTQYVVSSILRNEDLLKVGQNLGNHYQQNIQIYSNVINSQLGQKACLSDPTGSYFLWVRVEGLNSLEAFQKAKRQKISFTPGPLFSATRQYQNYLRVNCAHEFNEKRNQELIRLCKILGG is encoded by the coding sequence ATGCTTTACCAGACAATAGTTGACTTCTTCGTTGAGAATATCGAAAAGGGCTCCATCCTACCGGGTGAAAAGCTTCCATCCCTGCGAAAGATCTCAGATCAGTTTGACGTTTCTCTTTCAACCGCAGTTGAGGCCTATCGAAAATTAGAACTCTTTGGTTATGTCTCCGCCAAAGACCGTAGTGGTTATTCTGCTCGTCTTCCCTCTCAAGGTGAGAATATTCTTAGACCTTCAGAGAAGTTTCGTTCAAAAATCAGTGAGATCGATCATATCGATGAAATCATCGAACTCATTAATCAAACCATGGATTCTGAAACGGCACCCTTTGGTGTAGGTACTCCCGCTCTAGAAAAGTTCCCAACTCGCATGGTGAATAAGTACATGGTTCAAACCATTAAGCACCAACCGCATTCAACTGGTGCTTACATTTTCGGCATGGGTCTTGAGGATCTTCGCCAGGAACTTTCCCGCTGGATGAGACCTTGGATTGGAGTGACTTCTCATAAAGACATTCTTGTCACTAATGGATGCCTTGAGGCGATAAACATCGCTCTTGCTTCAGAGTGTGACGCCGGAGACATCGTGGCAATTGAGTCCCCTTGTTATTTCGGACTTCTGCACGCCATTCACCACCATGGTCTCAAGGCTTTAGAAGTTAAAACTGATCCGACTGAAGGACTAGATCCAGAAGCGCTGGAAACGCTGGCCAAGAACAATAAAATCAAGGCCCTCATCTCGACTCCCAATGCTCAGAATCCTTTGGGTTTCACCATGAGTGATGAAAGGAAGAAACAAATCCTCGCTATCTGTCACAAATATAAAATTCGACTGATTGAAGATGATCTATATGGAGAACTTTCATTTGAGAAGAAGCGTCCTAAGAGCTACAAATATTTTGATAAAGAAGGGATCGTTACCCACTGTTCATCATTTTCAAAGTTTTTGGGACCTGGACTTAGAATTGGTTGGTGTATTCCCGCGCAGAACTCTGATCGTTATATTCGCCAGAAACTTAGTCTTAATCTCTCCACCTCTACTCTCACTCAATATGTCGTCAGTAGCATTTTAAGAAATGAAGATCTTTTAAAAGTGGGACAGAATCTAGGTAACCATTACCAACAAAACATTCAAATCTATTCCAATGTCATCAATTCTCAACTAGGACAGAAGGCCTGTCTCTCGGATCCAACCGGTTCTTATTTCCTCTGGGTAAGAGTTGAAGGTTTAAATTCTCTGGAAGCTTTTCAAAAGGCCAAGCGTCAGAAAATTTCTTTCACCCCTGGCCCATTATTTTCG
- a CDS encoding VOC family protein, giving the protein MNKEQFYQSGYEFLEKLFTEFSEEEIQFEKHWSIDHLCFRTGSDESYEHFKSLFVDFGRLLIESPVNGRLISTFKLFEPFRYKHWFIDLVELPAPKKGKVTKEGFEHIEVVIDVPFADIINRYQGKTFAGGGLSKLFNRELEMELKSGAVKFHHLSLESVVNLEANTKVFHALMNSQVLEKLKFYEPLVTGTFPLNLHRTDSDLDILIPAKVEEVKALFPGATVSENVLSFTFEGVPFEIYCDSIPAVKQKASIHFQVEEKLLKLGGELFYQDLKELRSQGLKTEPAFAQRLHLKDDPYEALLNLRHYTEEELEKLIYGD; this is encoded by the coding sequence ATGAATAAAGAGCAGTTTTATCAGAGTGGTTACGAGTTTCTCGAAAAGCTATTCACTGAATTCAGTGAAGAAGAAATTCAATTTGAAAAACATTGGTCAATTGATCACTTGTGTTTTCGTACGGGCTCGGACGAGAGTTATGAACACTTTAAATCACTGTTCGTAGACTTTGGAAGACTTCTGATCGAAAGCCCGGTAAACGGCCGCTTGATTTCAACATTCAAGTTATTTGAACCTTTCCGCTATAAGCACTGGTTTATCGATTTGGTAGAACTTCCTGCGCCCAAGAAAGGGAAGGTGACCAAAGAGGGCTTTGAGCATATTGAAGTCGTGATTGATGTTCCTTTTGCTGACATCATCAATCGCTATCAGGGCAAGACTTTCGCTGGCGGCGGCCTTTCAAAACTTTTTAACCGAGAGTTGGAAATGGAATTAAAGTCCGGTGCCGTGAAATTTCACCATCTCTCCCTAGAAAGCGTGGTGAATCTTGAGGCCAACACCAAGGTCTTTCATGCACTGATGAACTCTCAGGTGCTCGAGAAATTGAAATTCTATGAACCTCTGGTGACCGGCACTTTCCCTCTCAATCTACATCGAACAGATTCGGATCTGGATATTCTAATCCCTGCAAAAGTAGAAGAAGTTAAAGCACTCTTTCCCGGGGCCACTGTTTCAGAAAACGTCCTTAGTTTCACTTTTGAGGGTGTCCCATTCGAAATTTACTGCGATTCAATTCCGGCAGTGAAACAAAAGGCTTCAATCCATTTCCAAGTGGAAGAAAAACTTTTAAAACTCGGCGGTGAGCTTTTCTACCAAGACCTAAAAGAACTTCGCTCTCAAGGTCTAAAAACCGAGCCTGCTTTTGCACAAAGACTTCATCTCAAAGATGATCCTTATGAGGCCCTCTTAAATCTTCGCCATTACACTGAGGAAGAACTCGAGAAGCTCATTTATGGAGATTAA
- a CDS encoding sensor histidine kinase, whose protein sequence is MKTSLSFLFLTALIPSILSMGLAFIKYYQTKKDEFLHLGEFYASMISVVGASFFFGVYSVIPWVWTVRTATLVMTDMTGTNCFKRFHLIALGAGAIISLGLGSLGSELPVAISPFAVVVGLIGISFILEAYLRPERSNFGLLHYWTSLLILGYFLSRMTFPLWVTDTDVRELGVWVDGFLLLLFSVSLYPLYAELVFEKQERFLEEVLHVRNKQLFSHSIFSEYKILSAGVTHEINNALTIINAKIEQLLRRKHSDDDEKGLRVILNSTNRISRSVRGLREFIYPHDFDEVLSVSEVIDHVLMLYGQRLKNHNVNVTTNGLGGKLVKGHRIQLEQVFLTLINNSVESIDQLDEKWIDINCRSRGNSVEIVIRDSSTGEDIEVENMLSLPFLSTKENVDSGIRLVLAKDIVEKHGGTFNYVKDDENTAFKIRLPQVESEENLQNRMYQ, encoded by the coding sequence ATGAAAACAAGTCTCTCGTTCTTGTTTTTAACTGCCCTGATCCCTTCCATCCTTTCTATGGGATTGGCCTTCATCAAATACTATCAAACCAAAAAAGATGAATTCCTACATTTAGGAGAGTTTTACGCCTCCATGATATCAGTGGTTGGCGCCTCATTTTTCTTTGGTGTTTACAGTGTGATTCCTTGGGTGTGGACAGTCCGAACTGCGACTCTTGTCATGACGGATATGACGGGAACCAATTGTTTTAAAAGATTTCATCTCATAGCACTTGGTGCAGGTGCCATCATATCTTTGGGTTTAGGAAGCTTAGGCTCAGAATTACCTGTGGCCATCTCTCCCTTTGCGGTTGTGGTCGGTCTTATTGGTATTTCTTTCATTTTAGAGGCCTACCTTCGACCTGAGCGATCTAACTTCGGTTTACTTCATTATTGGACCTCACTGTTAATTTTGGGCTATTTTCTTTCGCGAATGACCTTTCCCCTTTGGGTCACGGATACCGATGTAAGAGAGCTTGGAGTCTGGGTCGATGGCTTCTTGCTGCTCCTTTTCAGTGTTTCATTGTACCCACTCTACGCGGAACTTGTTTTTGAGAAACAGGAAAGGTTTCTTGAGGAAGTTCTCCATGTTCGGAACAAGCAGTTATTTAGTCACTCGATTTTTTCTGAATACAAAATTCTCTCGGCCGGTGTGACCCACGAAATCAATAATGCTCTCACGATTATCAACGCTAAGATCGAGCAACTTCTTCGAAGAAAACACTCGGACGATGATGAAAAAGGTCTTCGGGTGATCCTAAATTCAACCAATCGGATTTCGCGAAGTGTGCGTGGACTTCGTGAGTTTATTTATCCCCATGATTTTGATGAGGTCCTGAGTGTCTCAGAAGTCATTGATCATGTCTTAATGCTTTATGGGCAACGATTAAAAAACCACAATGTGAATGTCACTACTAACGGATTAGGAGGGAAGCTTGTAAAAGGTCACCGTATCCAACTTGAGCAGGTGTTTCTTACTCTTATCAATAACTCGGTGGAGAGTATTGACCAACTGGATGAGAAGTGGATCGATATCAACTGTCGCAGCCGAGGGAATTCAGTAGAGATAGTGATTCGAGACTCAAGTACCGGTGAAGATATAGAAGTGGAGAACATGCTTTCATTGCCCTTCCTCTCGACCAAAGAAAATGTTGATAGCGGTATTAGGTTAGTTCTCGCCAAAGATATTGTGGAAAAGCATGGGGGCACATTTAACTATGTGAAGGACGATGAAAACACCGCCTTTAAAATCCGACTCCCGCAAGTTGAGTCAGAAGAAAACCTGCAGAATAGAATGTATCAGTAA
- a CDS encoding DUF475 domain-containing protein encodes MKYFKNAIIGAVVGGIAALVVGHSYTGTIRGAFKAWFIALVLSILEISLSFDNAVVNALILKKMTHKWQHRFLTWGILIAVFGMRLVFPLILVGVLGHINPIEALKLALFSPADYAHIMMKSRISIAAFGGAFLFLVAMKYFFEHRKEVYWIHSIERPLSAMGRLNAAEIAVTLFTLYLFSRFQMPSEQMNFLAAGIGGVITFILVDGLSEFLNSSGQGKHIDLNRTSMSLFLYLEVLDASFSFDGVVGAFAITNNLFIIMIGLGVGAFFVRSITIMLVEKNTLHQYRYLEHGAFYAIGILAMIMFVGTIKEIPEVFTGLIGIIVIGAAIISSIRYNARNS; translated from the coding sequence ATAAAATATTTTAAGAACGCCATCATCGGTGCGGTGGTAGGAGGTATTGCAGCACTGGTGGTGGGCCACTCATACACTGGAACAATCAGAGGTGCTTTCAAGGCCTGGTTCATTGCTCTGGTGCTTTCCATCCTTGAAATATCTCTTTCCTTTGATAATGCCGTAGTGAACGCCCTCATCTTAAAAAAGATGACACATAAGTGGCAGCATCGTTTCCTGACTTGGGGGATTTTAATTGCGGTGTTCGGAATGCGTTTGGTTTTCCCTCTTATTCTTGTCGGTGTCCTGGGCCACATCAATCCCATAGAGGCCCTTAAACTTGCCCTCTTTTCTCCGGCCGACTATGCCCACATCATGATGAAGTCCCGAATCAGTATTGCGGCCTTCGGAGGAGCGTTCCTATTCTTAGTGGCGATGAAATATTTCTTTGAACATCGAAAAGAAGTCTATTGGATCCATTCCATTGAAAGACCATTGAGCGCCATGGGAAGACTCAATGCTGCTGAAATTGCCGTCACTCTCTTCACCCTCTATCTTTTTTCTCGTTTTCAAATGCCCTCTGAACAAATGAATTTTCTCGCCGCCGGTATTGGTGGAGTCATTACTTTCATTCTAGTTGATGGACTAAGTGAGTTTTTAAATTCGAGTGGCCAAGGCAAACATATTGACCTGAATCGCACGAGTATGAGTCTTTTTTTATATTTAGAAGTTTTAGATGCGTCCTTCTCTTTTGATGGAGTGGTCGGAGCCTTTGCGATCACCAATAATCTTTTTATTATTATGATAGGTCTTGGTGTGGGTGCCTTTTTTGTCCGATCTATCACGATTATGTTAGTCGAGAAAAACACCCTTCATCAGTATCGGTATCTGGAGCATGGGGCGTTTTATGCCATTGGCATTCTTGCCATGATTATGTTTGTCGGAACCATAAAAGAAATCCCGGAGGTCTTCACGGGACTGATTGGAATTATTGTTATAGGCGCCGCCATTATCTCCTCCATCCGTTACAATGCGAGGAACTCATGA
- a CDS encoding DsbA family oxidoreductase: MIQIEVWSDINCPFCYIGKRHLEAALEKFSDKGDVVVEWKSFELDPMANPPKGANHHELLAKKYNKDVAWAKEMDKNLTDMARKSGLDFHMEKQVPANSFNAHRLIHLAKQNHLQDQMKERLLKAKFTEGKDIGDTEVLKLLGIELGLDQKELDELFSGNRFVTDVREDEEIATELGIRGVPFFVFNKKYGVSGAQPVEVFSEILDKVNNE; the protein is encoded by the coding sequence ATGATTCAAATTGAAGTTTGGTCAGATATTAATTGTCCATTTTGTTATATTGGAAAGCGCCATCTTGAGGCCGCCCTGGAGAAATTTTCTGATAAGGGTGACGTGGTTGTTGAATGGAAAAGTTTTGAACTTGATCCCATGGCCAATCCTCCTAAGGGTGCTAACCATCACGAGCTTCTGGCGAAGAAATATAATAAAGATGTGGCATGGGCAAAAGAGATGGATAAGAATCTCACCGACATGGCGAGAAAGTCAGGACTGGATTTCCATATGGAGAAACAAGTTCCGGCCAATTCCTTTAATGCTCACCGCTTAATTCATCTGGCGAAACAAAATCATCTTCAAGATCAAATGAAAGAGCGTCTTCTTAAGGCCAAATTCACTGAGGGCAAAGACATTGGAGATACTGAAGTCCTTAAGCTATTAGGGATTGAATTAGGCCTTGATCAGAAAGAATTGGATGAGCTTTTCTCAGGAAACCGTTTTGTGACGGATGTCCGTGAAGATGAAGAAATTGCAACAGAGCTTGGGATTCGAGGCGTGCCATTTTTTGTTTTTAACAAAAAATATGGTGTATCTGGTGCTCAGCCCGTAGAAGTGTTTTCGGAAATTTTAGATAAAGTGAACAATGAATAA
- a CDS encoding EamA family transporter: protein MNIRIILSFAVIYIIWGSTFTAIKWGLDAFPPFLLSGMRFSLAGMVFFLIAKGRGIREMTGKEIRREMLVGFFLTLGNAGVCWAEQYISSGIAALIVGAIPVMFILFNWLGFEKKAPTISALIAFAIGLTGITLISLGDAEASNWKVIVALMLANCSWVTGSLIFRTSTSKAPYFPRASIQTLSGGMFIIFLSNVVGERSVNWGSLPISGILSVAYLALAGTILAYTCYSYLLRNVRTELTSTYALVNPMLAILFGVVWLKEPFTLKVAIAGGLILMSVVMVIYGDKLFPKPVPVNKKQ from the coding sequence ATGAACATTAGAATTATCCTGTCTTTCGCTGTAATTTACATCATTTGGGGCTCGACCTTTACCGCCATTAAATGGGGACTGGATGCTTTCCCACCATTTTTATTATCTGGCATGAGATTCTCCCTGGCCGGGATGGTGTTTTTTTTAATTGCAAAGGGAAGAGGCATCAGAGAGATGACGGGAAAAGAAATTCGTCGTGAAATGCTGGTGGGATTTTTCCTAACACTTGGTAACGCTGGTGTGTGCTGGGCGGAACAATATATTAGTTCAGGCATTGCGGCCCTGATTGTAGGTGCGATTCCGGTTATGTTTATTCTATTTAACTGGTTGGGATTTGAGAAAAAAGCACCAACAATTAGTGCACTCATAGCATTTGCCATTGGTCTGACAGGGATTACACTGATTTCTTTGGGTGATGCTGAGGCCAGTAACTGGAAAGTTATTGTGGCCTTGATGCTGGCCAACTGTTCATGGGTAACAGGATCTCTTATCTTCAGAACCTCAACATCAAAAGCACCTTATTTCCCGCGCGCTTCGATTCAGACATTAAGTGGTGGGATGTTCATTATTTTCCTTTCAAATGTCGTGGGAGAGAGAAGTGTGAATTGGGGCAGTCTTCCGATCAGTGGCATCTTGAGTGTTGCCTACCTTGCCCTGGCGGGAACTATTCTTGCCTATACTTGTTATAGTTACCTACTTCGTAATGTTCGTACCGAACTGACTTCGACCTATGCTCTGGTGAATCCGATGCTTGCGATTTTATTCGGTGTAGTGTGGTTAAAAGAACCATTCACATTAAAAGTGGCAATTGCTGGCGGATTGATTTTGATGAGTGTGGTGATGGTGATTTATGGAGATAAGCTTTTCCCGAAACCAGTACCTGTTAATAAAAAGCAATAA